The candidate division TA06 bacterium genome has a window encoding:
- a CDS encoding HPr kinase/phosphorylase — MKEISVQEVLNDRQEFLHLELLTGPAGLDRKIIIADTNRPGLALSGYMGYFLWERVQIIGITETGYLETLKPDKRIEAIKRITSFELPCIIITKGLAAHPELLATCLERKIPLLRTGLDTTDFIHKLSSYIDNKLAPTTTVHGTLVDVYGLGLLYTGDSGIGKSECALDLVERGHRLVADDVVEIKKRGQSVLVGYGNKLLRHNMEIRGIGIIDLATIFGIRAVRMRKRIEVEIRLKRWSDDEDYERVGLDEQPTTILGVEIPLVTVPVVPGKNISVISEVIAMNQLLKACGYRTPEEFNNRLLESMQKKFEAAKFEEDDLE; from the coding sequence ATGAAGGAGATATCGGTACAGGAGGTGCTGAACGACCGGCAGGAATTCCTGCATCTTGAACTTTTGACCGGCCCGGCCGGGCTGGATCGCAAGATCATAATTGCCGACACCAATCGTCCGGGGCTGGCCCTTTCCGGCTACATGGGGTATTTCCTGTGGGAGCGGGTCCAGATAATCGGGATCACCGAGACCGGGTACCTGGAGACCCTGAAGCCGGACAAGCGCATCGAGGCTATCAAGCGGATTACCTCCTTTGAGCTGCCCTGTATCATCATCACCAAGGGGCTGGCCGCCCATCCCGAACTGCTGGCCACCTGCCTGGAACGCAAGATTCCCCTGCTACGCACCGGGCTGGACACCACAGACTTCATCCATAAGCTTTCCTCCTACATCGACAACAAGCTGGCCCCCACCACCACGGTCCACGGTACTTTGGTGGATGTCTACGGCCTGGGCCTGCTGTACACCGGCGACTCAGGCATCGGCAAGAGCGAATGCGCCCTGGACCTGGTGGAGCGGGGGCACCGGCTGGTGGCCGACGACGTGGTGGAGATCAAAAAGCGCGGCCAAAGCGTGCTGGTGGGCTACGGCAACAAGCTGCTGAGGCACAACATGGAGATCCGGGGCATCGGGATAATAGACCTGGCCACTATCTTCGGCATCCGGGCGGTGCGGATGCGCAAGCGGATAGAAGTGGAGATACGGCTGAAGCGCTGGAGCGACGACGAGGATTATGAGCGGGTGGGCCTGGACGAACAGCCCACCACCATCCTGGGGGTGGAGATCCCGCTGGTGACGGTGCCGGTGGTGCCGGGCAAGAACATCAGCGTCATCTCCGAAGTGATAGCCATGAACCAGCTTTTAAAGGCCTGCGGCTACCGGACACCGGAGGAGTTCAACAACCGTCTGCTGGAGTCCATGCAGAAGAAGTTCGAGGCCGCCAAGTTCGAGGAGGACGACCTGGAGTGA
- the raiA gene encoding ribosome-associated translation inhibitor RaiA: protein MKINITARHFEGLTEGLKKEVQSRLEHLEHFFPRILEARAILTEEKKRMTAEVTIHLPAGKRLIAKEQGMDMRQALDLAVKKIETQVKKVKERKEHKGRGLKGQ, encoded by the coding sequence ATGAAGATCAACATCACCGCCCGTCATTTTGAAGGCCTGACCGAAGGCCTGAAAAAAGAGGTCCAGTCCCGTCTTGAGCATCTGGAGCATTTCTTCCCCAGGATACTGGAGGCCCGGGCCATTCTGACCGAAGAAAAAAAGAGGATGACCGCCGAGGTCACCATCCATCTGCCGGCCGGCAAGCGTCTGATTGCCAAGGAGCAGGGTATGGACATGCGCCAGGCTTTGGATTTGGCGGTGAAGAAGATAGAGACCCAGGTCAAGAAAGTTAAGGAGCGCAAGGAGCACAAGGGCCGGGGGCTTAAAGGGCAGTAG